TGACCTTCCGGTGGGAGGCCGCGGCCCCTTCGGGCGTGGACGGCCTCGCGCACGCCTCCCTCGCCTTGAGGTTCCGGGCGGACGCGAAGGACGGGCGCGCCTATTGGGACGTCGTCCACCCGCTCGACGACGCCGTTTCCGCGGGCGCTCGCGTCGATCTCGCGGGCGTCGTGGACCTCGATTTCCTCGTCTCGGAGCTGAGAAGCCTCGCGGTGACGATGCCCCCGGGCGAGGGGAAGATCAACGTCTCCATCGAGGCGACCGTGGCGTATGCCGTGGCGACCGACGCCGCGCATCGCTCCGGAAAGGCCGTCTACAGGATGCCCGTGACCGTCCAGGACCCGCGCATCGTGCTTCCCAACGCGGCTCAGGCGACCTGGTCCAAGTCCCACGTGGAGGCGACCTCCTTCCGTCTCGCGAAGCCCGCAGGGTGGGCGGGCGTCTTCGGCAACCTGCCCGCCCTCGCGCTCGCGGTCCTCGGTGTCGCCGGTCTCGTCGCCTCCGTGGTCGCGAACGAGTCCGATCCCGCGCGGGGCCGCACCCCCCGCGAAGCGGCCTTCCTGCGGGCCTGCGAGGAGCACGCCGACTGGATCACGACCTCCCTGGCCGCGATCGATCCCATCCGTTTCGGGACACCCATCGTCGACGTCCCCGAGGTCGAGGACGTCGTTCGCGCGGCCGCCGACGGGAGGACGCGCGTCCTCGCCGACGCCCGGACTCTCGTGTTCTACGCCGCGCTTCCGAACCTGACCCTCCGGTGCTCCCGATTCGCGGAGCCGGCGGGTCGGCGGGAGGCCCGAAACGGGAAGAACGGGCCTTCGGACGCTCCGAAACCGCGATGACCCGGGCCCGCGGAATCGGACCGGCAAGGGGAGGCCATCCCCTGCTCGTGGTTGGTCCATGAACGTCCGCGCGCTCGAGGCCCGCTTCGCGTCCCTCTCCCCCAGGACCCTCCTTGCGGGATTCGTCCTCGCGGCCTTCGCCCTCGGCCTCGCGATGAGCGTCGAAGCCGCCTGGGAGCCGTACCCGGTCGAGCGCGCCGCCACCACGACGCGCCTCGTCGAATCCGGCGAGCTGACCTACCGCGTGCCCCTCGTCGATCCCGCGACCGGCGAGGCGACGGGCGAGCGCCTCGCGATGGGAGAGGCGGGCTACCTCGCGACCCTTGCGCCGCGCGCCGAGCTCGCCTTCTCCTGGTCCAGGGCCGAGGGCGCGCCCTCCGCGGTCCACGCGACGCTCGCCGCCGTGGCGCGGTCCGGAGAAGGGTGGACGCTCGAAGTGCCGCTCGGCGACGCGTCCGTCCGCAATGCGCCGCGTCTCGAATTGACCGCGATCCTCGATCTTGCCGCCCTCGACAGGGCGGTCGCGGAGGCCTCCGAGACGAAAGGCCGCCCCGGCCCCCTCTCGTGGTCCATCGTCGCGCTCGTGAAGCACGGGGAGGAGTCCGGGCCGAGCCGCTACGCGTGGCCGTTCCGCTACGACGCCCCGCTCTACGTGCTCCACGCGCCGAAGGACGCCCGGGACGATCGGGTGACGACCGAGCGCATCGTGACCACGACCGAGGCCGAAGGCGGCCTCGGGGGACTCGCGCGCGAGCCCTGGCGCGCCGCGCTTGCCGGCTTCGGCCTCGCGGGCACCGCCTTCATCCTCGCGCGCCGCCCGGAGGCCGCGGCTTGACCGACGGGCCGCTTTCGGGCGCGCGCGGCGCCGCCCTCGTCGCGTCCGCCGCGGTCGCGGAGGTCGCGACGCAGATCGCGACGGGTCACGTCATTCTCGCCGTCGGCGCCTTCGCGCTCGTGCTCGGCCTCGGAATCGCCCCGTGGGGCCGCGAAGGATTCCGCTTCAGGCGTTCCCCGGCCGAGAACGCGCCGTCCGAAGGGCCGAGCGCGCAAGGGGGCCCCCTTCCTGTGCAGGCCTACCGTCCTGCGCTGCGGC
The nucleotide sequence above comes from Candidatus Thermoplasmatota archaeon. Encoded proteins:
- a CDS encoding DUF5305 family protein yields the protein MSAILRLLRDHGPAASAVAAAMLVVGVLLAQQSFQAETSTRVVEERELWTERASFVYTVPVTRNDTLWPNGTVLPMGEPAYYRTVSSHVPVTFRWEAAAPSGVDGLAHASLALRFRADAKDGRAYWDVVHPLDDAVSAGARVDLAGVVDLDFLVSELRSLAVTMPPGEGKINVSIEATVAYAVATDAAHRSGKAVYRMPVTVQDPRIVLPNAAQATWSKSHVEATSFRLAKPAGWAGVFGNLPALALAVLGVAGLVASVVANESDPARGRTPREAAFLRACEEHADWITTSLAAIDPIRFGTPIVDVPEVEDVVRAAADGRTRVLADARTLVFYAALPNLTLRCSRFAEPAGRREARNGKNGPSDAPKPR